GCCTCGCTGTAAATCAATTTTGCCAACTGATCAAGCTCTGCGCGGTTTACCGACACTTTTTTCAGAACAGTCCACGTTTGCGCCCCAACAACCCCATCCGCGGGCAATCCATATGAGCGTTGAAACCGGCGTACCGCGTCAGCCGTGACTGCTCCAAAATGACCGTCCGGTTTTTCTGTATAGTACCCAGCTGTATTTAAGCGGAATTGTAAATCCCATACGTCTCCGTTTGCGCTTCCCATTTTGACGAGGCTCGCCGCTTCTGTCGGTGGCTGGGAAGTAAATAATAGTAAAAAGGCTAAACAAGCGATAAACGCGATTCCAAAAGGTTTTCGCAAGAATCGTCTCCCCCTTCCTGGGCTAAATTATAGCGGCGTTCGGAAGGGGGAACAACCTACTCTTTTTGGCGCTGGGGCCGTCTTTTGGCAAACAGGAGTTGTGGATAATATGTGGATAAAAGGACGATTATCAACTGGGGATGTTGTGGATGATGTTTATAGTCGGTTGGTCTCGATGCTGCTGGATCAGTTTAAATCGCCCGAATCACAACGGTTGTACCGATCGGCACCGTTTTTGAAAGTTCCAACACATCGTGATTATGCATCCGAATACAGCCGTGGGAAACTTGCTTGCCAATCGACGAGGGCGCGTTTGTGCCGTGAATACCGTAATGCGGACGGCTCAACCCCATCCACATCACGCCAAATGGACCGCCGGGATTCGGAGCCTTATTGACGATTTTATAGTAACCCGTTGGGGTGGGAGTCAGCATTTTGCCAACGCCAACAGGGTAGGTCTTGACAAGCTTCTCGTCTTTGAACAAAGATAGCGTTCTTTTTTGAACCGATACAACTATTTTATACGCCATATTTTCACCACCTCATTCCATCCTATGCCATGAGTAGCGGGGGAGTAACGTTCCGATTGATCGGTTGCGCCCATTTGTAAAAACGAAGGAATTTGTCGATACGGGAAGGAAAAGGTTAGACAGGTTTCGGCGCTCGATCATTGTAAAAAGGAGTTGTGGACAGGTGAGTGAATACTGTGGATAACGTGTTGATAAGGGGGAGAAAAGGGTGTTAAAACGGAATTTATAAGCAGATCCGTGATTGGAGGGTGTTCGTGTTAAAGAAGCTTGTTTAAAAGGAAATTAGCTGCTTTTTAACTTTTTTGTCGTGGGATCAATTGCGCGGAACGAACGAACCAACGTTTAAAAGAGGTCGATCGCATGTTCTCATCATCAAAAATCGAGATTATCTCGGGTATTCCCACGTTTAAGGTTGTTTTCTCTTATTTAAAATGAATTGCTCGTGTGTAAAA
This genomic window from Ammoniphilus oxalaticus contains:
- the sleB gene encoding spore cortex-lytic enzyme; the protein is MRKPFGIAFIACLAFLLLFTSQPPTEAASLVKMGSANGDVWDLQFRLNTAGYYTEKPDGHFGAVTADAVRRFQRSYGLPADGVVGAQTWTVLKKVSVNRAELDQLAKLIYSEARGESYTGQVAVGAVVMNRLRSKEFPNSIAAVIFQPRAFTAIDDGQFWLTPNATAYRAALDAVRGWDPSNGCLYYFNPHVATSKWIWTRPQKITIGSHIFCM
- a CDS encoding L,D-transpeptidase; its protein translation is MAYKIVVSVQKRTLSLFKDEKLVKTYPVGVGKMLTPTPTGYYKIVNKAPNPGGPFGVMWMGLSRPHYGIHGTNAPSSIGKQVSHGCIRMHNHDVLELSKTVPIGTTVVIRAI